In Dermacentor albipictus isolate Rhodes 1998 colony chromosome 6, USDA_Dalb.pri_finalv2, whole genome shotgun sequence, the following proteins share a genomic window:
- the LOC139060985 gene encoding uncharacterized protein — protein sequence MPFPRRDLGERRVFCFNYAGDGEGCDFAGKLEELEQHFMVDCLHGRVQCAKCADEVARKDVFEHYVGCVGGDDWSSSGVSCDGRVSFNAEDVMRLASALRDLQAGLNKASLHDPAGDAKISALRRRANSLANFLEFLDPQGEDEQKDRTSQRHSWCDSETGTATICKFVGVTSMREADEPTLRLGQPHTLDGYTFNLACKFDRSWGRLSGVFLLFALCAGDKDDVVEWPFAKRVTLSIAHAKKEGSDIRVPVNVCPEKDAESLKRPMADVAPKWIQSEKVSWKQVEKNGLVHDDCLYVAVAFE from the exons ATGCCCTTCCCGCGGCGCGACCTCGGCGAGCGCCGGGTGTTCTGCTTCAACTATGCCGGAGACGGCGAAGGGTGCGACTTCGCCGGGAAGCTGGAGGAGCTCGAGCAGCACTTCATGGTGGACTGCCTCCACGGTCGCGTGCAGTGCGCCAAGTGTGCGGACGAGGTCGCCCGCAAGGACGTCTTCGAGCATTACGTCGGATGCGTGGGAGGCGATGACTGGAG CAGCAGCGGCGTGTCGTGCGACGGCAGGGTGAGCTTCAACGCCGAAGACGTAATGCGCCTGGCGTCGGCGCTCAGGGACCTTCAGGCTGGGCTGAACAAGGCGTCGCTCCACGATCCCGCCGGCGACGCCAAGATTTCCGCGCTTCGGCGCAGGGCCAACTCGCTTGCCAACTTCCTCGAGTTCCTCGACCCTCAGGGCGAAGACGAACAGAAGGACCGGACCTCGCAACGTCACAGCTGGTGCGATAGCGAGACAG GCACGGCGACGATCTGCAAGTTCGTGGGCGTCACGTCCATGCGCGAGGCCGACGAGCCGACGCTAAGACTCGGGCAGCCTCACACGCTGGACGGGTACACCTTCAACTTGGCGTGCAAGTTCGACAGGTCGTGGGGCAGGCTTTCCGGCGTCTTCCTGCTCTTCGCCCTCTGCGCCGGCGACAAGGACGACGTGGTAGAATGGCCGTTCGCCAAGCGGGTCACGCTGAGCATCGCCCACGCCAAGAAAGAAGGCAGCGACATCAGAGTTCCGGTGAATGTATGCCCGGAAAAGGACGCGGAGTCCTTGAAGAGGCCTATGGCTGACGTCGCGCCGAAGTGGATACAGTCGGAGAAGGTCAGCTGGAAGCAGGTCGAGAAGAATGGTCTCGTCCATGACGACTGCCTGTATGTCGCCGTTGCCTTCGAGTAA